In a single window of the Flavobacterium ammoniigenes genome:
- a CDS encoding TolC family protein, protein MKTLHVVTLMGCLAFSTFGFSQDTLCISKKEIGQKALAKNLQIKIANENFKSAQADYRQSNALYLPSITASHTAISTTNPLMAFGSKLNQEILSASDFNPALLNDPTKTKNFATKIEVLQPLINVDGMYGRQAAKSKMDAFQLQTERTQEYLELEVNKAFMQLQLAYKAVAVLTKANQTADANLKLITNYFNQGILQKTDLLSVQVRVNEIKNQLQYATSNVQNASDYLAFLLNEDNTNKIYKPLESLDNTIAIDVMNTILSGNRKDIQAMDKASQAYDKMVLSNKMSFLPRLNAFGSYEIYDTSFLGTNAKGYVVGAQLSWSVFDGFKSIGKLEKAKADYQKSSLESQQYKAQSQLELNKTNRQLRDAENKVNLSKLALEQSQEAYRIRSNRFTQGLEKTTDLLQSETQMAQKELEFLQSVFEYNFTKEYVQFLTK, encoded by the coding sequence ATGAAGACACTACATGTAGTAACACTTATGGGATGTTTGGCTTTTTCCACTTTTGGATTTAGTCAGGATACGTTATGCATTTCCAAAAAAGAAATTGGTCAAAAAGCATTAGCCAAAAACTTGCAAATAAAAATTGCGAACGAAAATTTCAAATCGGCTCAAGCAGATTATAGACAATCGAATGCGTTGTATTTACCAAGTATTACAGCTTCGCATACCGCAATTTCTACTACCAATCCATTAATGGCTTTTGGTTCAAAATTGAATCAGGAAATTCTAAGCGCTTCTGATTTTAATCCTGCATTATTAAATGATCCTACTAAAACGAAAAACTTTGCAACCAAAATTGAGGTGTTACAACCTTTGATTAATGTTGATGGTATGTATGGCAGACAAGCAGCCAAATCAAAAATGGATGCTTTTCAATTGCAAACCGAAAGAACCCAAGAATATTTAGAATTGGAAGTGAATAAAGCGTTTATGCAGTTGCAATTGGCTTATAAGGCAGTTGCCGTATTAACAAAAGCTAATCAAACTGCGGATGCCAATTTGAAATTGATTACCAATTATTTTAATCAAGGTATTTTACAAAAAACAGATTTGTTATCGGTACAAGTACGTGTGAACGAAATAAAAAATCAATTACAATACGCTACAAGTAATGTGCAAAACGCATCGGATTACTTAGCTTTTTTGTTGAACGAAGACAATACAAATAAAATCTACAAGCCATTAGAATCATTGGATAATACCATTGCTATTGATGTCATGAACACTATTCTTTCTGGTAATAGAAAAGACATTCAAGCCATGGATAAAGCGTCTCAAGCGTATGATAAAATGGTGTTGTCAAACAAAATGAGTTTCTTACCAAGATTGAATGCTTTTGGAAGTTATGAAATATACGATACAAGCTTTTTAGGTACAAATGCCAAAGGGTATGTAGTTGGAGCACAATTATCTTGGTCTGTTTTTGACGGATTTAAAAGTATTGGTAAATTAGAAAAAGCCAAAGCAGATTACCAAAAATCAAGTTTAGAAAGTCAACAATACAAAGCACAAAGTCAGCTGGAATTGAATAAGACCAATCGCCAATTACGTGATGCTGAAAACAAAGTAAATTTATCCAAATTGGCTTTAGAACAATCGCAAGAAGCGTATCGTATCCGCTCAAATAGATTCACCCAAGGATTGGAAAAAACAACCGATTTATTGCAGTCTGAAACACAAATGGCTCAAAAAGAATTAGAGTTTTTACAATC
- a CDS encoding tyrosine-type recombinase/integrase, producing the protein MDIPDYLQRFTERLQIQRYSPSSIKNYQSNVSLFLTIASHKYTPAEEIEIAAIEKYIFWKIKKDNISASHQRIILASIAKFYELVLEKRINLKHLYPQRKEYKLPNYLTFNEVTKLIDITTNLKHKSIIMLLYSGGLRLSEVVNLKITDIDSNSMTITIRQAKGKKKRQVMLSESFLLIFRQYYLKYQPSCYVFEGQNNLQYSGRSIQQIVKQSALKSGINKKVSPHILRHSFATHLLDMGTDIRSIQELLGHSYLNTTKIYIQLTDVAKNKIKSPLDRL; encoded by the coding sequence ATGGATATTCCAGATTACCTGCAACGCTTCACTGAGCGTTTACAAATTCAACGATACAGCCCGTCTTCTATTAAGAACTATCAAAGTAATGTGTCCCTGTTTTTAACGATTGCTTCTCACAAGTATACTCCTGCTGAAGAAATTGAAATAGCAGCAATAGAGAAATACATCTTTTGGAAAATTAAAAAAGATAACATAAGCGCCTCCCATCAACGCATCATTTTGGCTAGCATTGCTAAATTTTATGAGCTGGTTTTAGAAAAGAGAATCAATCTAAAACATCTATACCCTCAAAGGAAAGAGTACAAACTACCCAACTATTTAACCTTTAACGAAGTAACTAAACTCATTGATATAACTACTAACTTAAAACACAAAAGTATCATAATGCTATTGTACTCAGGAGGCTTGCGTCTTAGCGAAGTTGTTAATTTAAAAATAACTGATATAGATTCCAACTCCATGACCATCACTATTCGACAAGCTAAAGGCAAGAAAAAGCGTCAAGTGATGCTGTCTGAAAGTTTCTTACTAATTTTTAGGCAGTATTACTTAAAATACCAACCTAGCTGTTATGTATTTGAAGGACAAAATAATCTGCAATACTCAGGTAGAAGTATTCAACAAATAGTTAAACAGAGTGCTTTAAAATCAGGTATAAATAAAAAGGTTTCTCCCCATATTCTTAGGCATAGCTTTGCAACTCATTTATTGGATATGGGTACTGATATTCGTTCCATTCAGGAACTATTAGGACACAGTTACCTAAATACCACTAAAATCTATATCCAGTTAACTGATGTGGCAAAAAACAAGATTAAAAGCCCATTAGATAGGTTGTAG
- a CDS encoding SIR2 family protein yields the protein MTHFEPTKNKVLFGSSDKLADWITEGIDQGKIIDKIRLMLKNYLELDNVSFLFGSGTSVHLGAVAIRNFPKEVEEFILDQGLKGEFYSTIEELQAEVIKGKLDKEVFTDVRGWEFVVDETIYRDNESKEIAIEYEKVLNYLIAKDFVLKEDKSKERTDKINELIISIKEGLFKVCDLENRPVSQTIIDRKKASQFEKDKEQGTLLETRSKYIFHEKFVKALLQRPLNLRRANIFTANYDLAFEYAFDKLGVHYIDGFAGFHKRFFKPETFEYDIFYPGSTTSGKVQRIEKVVRYFKLHGSLSWVNSESRDSNNLYGIEEKPLELIETLNNKGEIIIYPSAVKKSYTLDLPYSELFRQFASTITQSQSVLITIGYSFGDDHFNDIIYQALSNPTFTLIIVDFAGTKNDYIKSMKELNDPRIIILEGVFFGDFLTFSDTLMPNFNNVDNNEKVANTLNELFSSKATQQEPTKEPEK from the coding sequence ATGACACATTTTGAACCGACAAAAAATAAAGTGCTTTTTGGCAGCTCTGACAAGTTAGCCGACTGGATAACAGAAGGGATTGACCAAGGAAAAATCATTGACAAAATACGGCTTATGTTGAAAAACTATTTAGAGCTGGACAATGTCAGTTTCCTGTTTGGTTCTGGGACATCAGTTCATTTAGGTGCTGTTGCTATTAGAAATTTCCCAAAAGAGGTAGAAGAATTTATTTTGGACCAAGGACTAAAAGGAGAATTTTATTCAACAATTGAAGAATTACAAGCTGAAGTCATTAAAGGCAAATTGGATAAAGAAGTTTTCACAGATGTTCGAGGATGGGAATTTGTTGTAGATGAAACCATTTATAGGGATAATGAATCAAAAGAAATTGCAATAGAGTACGAAAAGGTTCTAAATTATTTAATTGCCAAGGACTTTGTATTAAAAGAAGACAAGAGCAAGGAAAGAACAGATAAGATTAACGAACTAATAATTTCAATTAAGGAAGGACTTTTTAAGGTATGTGATTTAGAAAACAGACCAGTATCTCAAACTATTATTGACAGGAAAAAAGCAAGCCAGTTCGAAAAAGATAAAGAGCAAGGCACACTTTTAGAAACTAGAAGTAAATATATATTTCACGAAAAATTTGTCAAAGCCTTACTCCAAAGACCGCTAAACTTACGAAGAGCAAATATCTTTACTGCTAATTATGACTTAGCTTTTGAATATGCTTTTGATAAATTGGGTGTTCATTATATTGATGGATTCGCTGGGTTTCACAAGAGGTTCTTTAAACCTGAAACATTTGAATACGATATTTTTTATCCTGGTTCAACAACTTCTGGAAAAGTTCAAAGAATTGAAAAGGTTGTTAGATACTTTAAACTTCACGGTTCTTTGTCGTGGGTCAATTCCGAATCTAGGGATTCTAATAACTTATATGGAATCGAAGAAAAACCTTTAGAATTAATAGAAACACTAAATAATAAAGGAGAAATAATAATCTATCCGTCCGCAGTTAAGAAATCATATACACTTGACTTGCCATATTCGGAGTTGTTTCGTCAATTTGCATCAACGATTACTCAATCCCAATCTGTTCTTATCACTATTGGCTATTCATTCGGTGATGACCATTTTAATGATATAATATATCAGGCTTTGTCCAATCCTACATTTACACTAATTATTGTTGATTTTGCAGGAACGAAAAACGATTATATTAAAAGCATGAAGGAATTAAATGACCCAAGAATTATTATTCTTGAAGGTGTGTTCTTTGGTGACTTTTTGACTTTCTCAGATACACTTATGCCTAACTTTAATAATGTTGACAATAATGAGAAAGTTGCTAATACGTTAAATGAATTATTCAGCTCAAAAGCGACTCAACAAGAACCAACTAAAGAACCTGAAAAATGA
- a CDS encoding ATP-binding protein, giving the protein MKSLYKSGYEDIYEVARINSYVIIPIGADRIVAIVTSVRAIDETELGKNKEAIFLTKSARYLVATMIGTIENIGKYVQGVYNYPILDNPVWYVTRQDLDNIFDQKQKTEIDFEEDYYLPIGTSPSFSDYKIKINPDKFFGKHAAILGNTGSGKSCTFASIIQSMFDFEYNGKKLQNAHIIIFDTNGEYKKAFQGTKETPYKKLNEVNAFQIDKNGMKVPFWFMNFADFDFLFEPTSGTQAPVFKRALGLAKNQKVVGAKPILDKFSERGILSLFDGSPDDIKKKKKYNDFGTWKYKADNEILGLANTITPNGNQLLVEIQNALLVLGANNTLSDENKALQELESKYLEYSSLQNVEQIAIEKNIDLPIWFNFQDLITRFFDEAINEQENSGNRLREFVSTLRLRLQSYLGDERISQPLLLNQTEEIKNALAKFISFILGDFCKVYKTEETDLFTEFYKEQLSKEGIEKLVANKPSQVTIIDMSLLPYEVLETVTGLIGRLILEFVSRFPESDRGKLPMVIALEEAQNYIPEKNRGDRESIAKKVFERIAREGRKYGISLLVSSQRPSELSKTVLSQCNSFIIHRLQNPEDQKYVRQLVSAANEDILQQLPILPQQHVVIMGDAVRTPVQAKMNTANPRPNSNNPKFIENWTMDLPKDFPNYEKIAEAWEKGEKYNPTINDPEA; this is encoded by the coding sequence TTGAAGAGTTTGTACAAAAGTGGTTATGAAGATATATATGAAGTTGCTAGAATTAATTCATACGTGATTATTCCAATTGGTGCAGACAGAATTGTGGCAATAGTAACAAGTGTAAGAGCCATAGATGAAACAGAATTAGGGAAAAATAAAGAAGCAATATTTCTAACAAAATCTGCAAGATATTTAGTCGCTACCATGATAGGTACAATTGAAAACATTGGAAAGTACGTTCAAGGTGTTTATAATTATCCAATTCTCGACAATCCAGTTTGGTATGTAACACGGCAAGACTTGGATAATATTTTTGACCAAAAACAGAAAACAGAAATAGATTTTGAAGAAGATTATTATTTACCAATAGGCACTTCCCCATCGTTTTCAGACTATAAGATTAAAATTAACCCAGACAAATTTTTCGGAAAACATGCTGCAATTCTAGGCAACACTGGTTCTGGAAAGTCTTGCACGTTCGCTTCTATAATACAAAGCATGTTTGATTTTGAATATAACGGCAAGAAATTACAAAATGCTCACATAATAATTTTTGATACGAATGGTGAGTATAAAAAAGCTTTTCAAGGCACTAAGGAAACACCCTATAAAAAACTGAATGAAGTAAACGCTTTTCAAATTGACAAAAACGGAATGAAAGTTCCATTTTGGTTCATGAATTTTGCTGATTTTGATTTCTTGTTTGAACCAACTTCTGGAACACAAGCACCCGTCTTCAAAAGAGCATTAGGATTAGCAAAAAATCAAAAAGTAGTTGGTGCAAAACCAATCCTTGATAAATTTTCTGAAAGAGGTATTTTAAGTTTATTTGATGGGTCGCCAGACGACATTAAAAAAAAGAAAAAATATAATGACTTTGGTACATGGAAATACAAAGCTGATAATGAAATTCTTGGACTGGCAAATACTATCACTCCAAATGGAAACCAACTTCTGGTTGAAATTCAAAATGCTTTATTAGTATTGGGGGCAAATAACACCTTGAGCGATGAGAATAAAGCACTACAAGAATTAGAAAGTAAATATTTAGAGTATTCAAGTTTACAAAATGTTGAGCAAATTGCAATCGAGAAAAATATTGACTTGCCTATTTGGTTTAATTTTCAAGACCTTATAACTAGATTTTTTGACGAAGCTATTAATGAACAAGAAAACTCGGGTAATAGATTAAGGGAATTTGTTTCAACATTGCGTCTAAGACTCCAATCTTATCTGGGCGATGAGAGGATTTCTCAACCCCTACTCCTTAATCAAACTGAAGAAATTAAAAATGCTTTGGCTAAATTCATTTCCTTTATTTTAGGTGACTTTTGTAAAGTTTATAAAACGGAGGAAACAGATTTATTCACCGAATTCTATAAAGAACAATTGTCAAAAGAGGGAATTGAAAAATTAGTTGCTAATAAACCAAGCCAAGTAACAATTATTGACATGTCACTACTACCTTATGAAGTATTAGAGACCGTTACTGGTTTAATTGGTAGACTAATTTTGGAATTTGTTTCACGTTTTCCCGAAAGTGACAGAGGTAAATTACCAATGGTTATTGCTCTTGAAGAAGCACAAAATTATATTCCAGAAAAAAATCGTGGCGATAGAGAATCCATTGCAAAGAAAGTCTTTGAACGAATTGCCAGAGAAGGACGTAAATATGGAATTTCATTACTTGTTTCAAGTCAACGACCTTCAGAATTATCAAAAACAGTGCTTTCACAATGTAATTCATTCATTATTCACAGACTTCAAAACCCAGAAGACCAAAAATATGTTCGACAATTGGTTTCAGCGGCAAATGAGGACATACTGCAACAATTACCTATTTTACCACAGCAACATGTAGTTATTATGGGTGACGCTGTTAGAACACCAGTACAAGCAAAAATGAATACGGCTAATCCAAGACCGAATAGCAATAATCCAAAATTCATTGAGAACTGGACAATGGACTTACCAAAAGACTTTCCGAACTACGAAAAAATAGCAGAGGCATGGGAGAAAGGTGAGAAATACAATCCGACAATTAATGATCCAGAAGCCTGA
- a CDS encoding caspase family protein, producing the protein MRIGILIGISEYENYNNLPGCENDINALSEVLNTSKEFDEIKVFSKNVKSNIVKSELSKLFEDWKNQSIEELFFYFSGHGSFLSNEFYYILSDFDESQKRQTSLQNSEIDNMIKSIKPKMVTKVIDACQSGVSYIKGNSNIVEKYYSKTADSFDKCYFLHSSMTSQYSYQNDKLSDFTKSFLKAINRSDKPSIRYKDIIDFISDEFEKSTDQTPFFITQADHTERFLDTSPELQNVLAKYIIESVKEIEKINEEDPVKYNSYIDKIKKEAEVYSTQEDVSILLEQVKELIEESELKTEINELYEFKFTFEHNLRYLPKGFLIARWLEDNPNDFFAKPDYEQTSYQEEETRANPFGSIASMMRGNKIVTKYRNDLKGFEQPIDIPYKYVTIDFKPLFPNLKQHALLLTFLISKKDIKFFYAFTGYSETDWSRKEIITNFKWSSSDFQIKQTEKILEFIKNKISETENKLVEIIKEKFEHEK; encoded by the coding sequence ATGAGAATAGGAATACTTATAGGAATTAGCGAATATGAAAATTATAACAACTTACCTGGTTGCGAAAATGACATTAATGCTTTATCAGAAGTTTTAAACACTTCAAAAGAATTTGACGAAATAAAAGTATTCAGTAAAAATGTTAAAAGTAATATAGTTAAGTCCGAATTATCAAAATTATTTGAAGATTGGAAGAACCAAAGTATTGAAGAATTGTTTTTCTACTTTTCAGGACACGGAAGTTTTTTAAGTAACGAATTTTATTACATCCTTTCAGATTTTGATGAAAGTCAGAAAAGACAAACATCACTTCAGAATTCCGAGATAGACAATATGATAAAGAGCATTAAACCAAAAATGGTTACTAAAGTTATTGATGCTTGTCAATCTGGAGTTTCATACATTAAAGGGAATAGCAATATTGTTGAAAAGTATTATTCAAAAACAGCTGACAGTTTTGATAAATGCTATTTTCTTCATTCAAGTATGACTTCTCAATATTCGTATCAAAATGACAAATTAAGTGATTTTACGAAAAGTTTTTTAAAGGCGATTAATAGAAGTGACAAACCTTCCATTCGGTATAAAGACATTATTGATTTCATATCGGATGAATTTGAAAAAAGCACTGACCAAACACCTTTTTTTATAACTCAAGCTGACCACACAGAACGCTTTTTAGATACTTCTCCAGAATTACAAAATGTTCTTGCTAAATACATTATTGAATCAGTAAAAGAGATTGAAAAAATAAATGAAGAAGATCCTGTAAAGTATAATTCATATATAGATAAAATTAAAAAAGAGGCGGAAGTTTATTCAACTCAAGAAGATGTTTCAATTCTTCTTGAACAAGTCAAAGAACTTATTGAAGAATCGGAACTGAAAACTGAAATCAATGAATTGTATGAGTTCAAGTTTACATTCGAACATAATTTAAGATATCTACCAAAAGGATTCTTAATTGCTAGATGGTTAGAGGATAATCCTAATGATTTTTTTGCAAAACCTGATTACGAACAAACATCCTATCAAGAGGAAGAAACAAGAGCTAATCCTTTTGGGAGTATTGCCAGTATGATGAGAGGGAATAAAATTGTTACAAAATATAGAAATGACTTAAAAGGTTTTGAACAACCGATTGATATTCCTTATAAATATGTAACTATAGATTTTAAACCGTTGTTTCCGAATTTGAAACAACACGCTTTGTTATTAACTTTTTTAATATCGAAAAAGGATATTAAATTTTTCTACGCATTCACAGGTTATAGTGAAACTGATTGGAGTCGTAAAGAGATTATTACAAATTTTAAATGGAGTTCTTCTGATTTCCAAATAAAACAGACGGAAAAAATATTGGAATTTATTAAAAACAAAATATCGGAAACAGAAAATAAATTGGTTGAAATAATTAAGGAAAAATTTGAACACGAAAAATAA
- a CDS encoding AAA domain-containing protein has product MALKRKLIYIDEKDVTDKIEKYSYKGDRCVIVFKNNSQEFSYGKNKVKIVKTALSGDKAFVLFKYLKEIAGAIRLTKEESESILSKNYDSISEIPEDCILSSFLNGTLPPSNNNSVNPDFFPFGFNLSQRNAVNTAFSNNLSVIEGPPGTGKTQTILNIIANAVLNGQSVAVVSSNNSATKNVYEKLEKNGIEFIAALLGNSQNKQEFIATQKEIPDLSKFNLTNIQKTEIKEKASTLVTQLSENLDKKNELATLKLQIDNFKTEYAHFKETHKAKTKKNVEFKKNITSEKILELWVSLEIVGKNQKKINFIKRFIYRLKYGIRDKAFYTNTLDKMIFICQSKYYPTKIRELSNRIEFLEHSLKNFAFDSKMKEYTEISMQLLKAELSKRYNQQKREPYTISELRSKSSEFIKDYPVIMSTTFSIRQSLSDKFLYDYVIIDEASQVDLATGALALSCAKRAVIVGDTKQLPNVVTKEIKIETDTIFNSYKLKKQYCYSNYSLLSSILELLPTVPKTLLKEHYRCHPKIIEFCNKKFYDNQLIVHTEYTTKRQPLIVYKTPQGNHARELMNQRQIDIIKEEIMPNEKLENVDLGIVTPYRNQTNALQTTFHGTSIKADTVDKFQGRENDVIILSTVDNVISDFTDNPNRLNVAVSRAIEQLILVVNGNESENDNNISDLIKFIEYNNFSIVQSELNSIFDLLYKGYEEERAKIIRKTGKVSEFDSENLMFGLIKEVLADEKFLKYDVIPHFPINQLIKDFSKLDEQETKFASNPLTHLDFLIYNKLGKIPILGIEVDGFEFHKLGTQQSRRDKMKDGILDKYNFPILRFNTNESNEKEKLKNKLNELKSAKCI; this is encoded by the coding sequence ATGGCACTCAAAAGAAAACTAATATACATTGACGAAAAAGACGTAACCGATAAAATTGAAAAATATTCGTATAAAGGTGACAGATGCGTTATTGTTTTCAAAAACAACAGCCAAGAATTTTCTTATGGCAAAAACAAAGTAAAAATTGTAAAGACAGCATTAAGTGGAGATAAAGCTTTTGTCCTTTTTAAATACTTAAAGGAAATTGCTGGCGCAATTAGACTAACAAAAGAAGAAAGCGAGAGTATATTATCAAAAAATTATGATAGCATTTCTGAAATTCCCGAAGACTGTATTCTTTCAAGTTTTTTAAATGGTACTTTACCTCCAAGTAATAACAATTCTGTTAATCCTGATTTTTTTCCATTCGGCTTTAATTTAAGTCAGCGAAATGCTGTGAATACAGCATTTTCTAATAATTTAAGTGTAATTGAAGGTCCCCCTGGCACAGGAAAAACACAAACCATTTTGAATATTATAGCTAACGCCGTTTTAAATGGACAAAGTGTTGCTGTTGTGTCAAGTAATAACTCTGCAACAAAAAATGTTTATGAAAAGCTCGAAAAGAATGGTATTGAATTTATAGCTGCACTTCTTGGGAATTCCCAAAATAAGCAAGAGTTTATCGCCACACAAAAGGAAATACCCGATTTATCGAAATTCAACTTAACCAATATACAAAAGACCGAAATAAAAGAAAAAGCCTCAACGCTTGTTACTCAACTTTCTGAAAATCTTGATAAGAAAAACGAATTGGCAACTTTAAAATTACAAATTGACAACTTCAAAACAGAATACGCACACTTCAAAGAAACTCATAAAGCCAAAACAAAAAAAAATGTAGAATTCAAAAAGAATATCACATCTGAAAAAATACTGGAATTATGGGTTTCTTTAGAAATAGTTGGAAAAAATCAAAAAAAAATAAACTTTATCAAAAGGTTTATTTATCGGCTAAAATACGGAATTAGGGATAAAGCTTTCTACACAAATACACTTGATAAGATGATTTTCATTTGTCAGTCTAAATATTATCCAACCAAAATTCGTGAACTCTCAAATAGGATAGAATTTTTGGAACATTCTCTGAAAAATTTTGCATTTGACAGCAAAATGAAAGAATACACAGAAATATCAATGCAACTTCTCAAAGCAGAATTAAGCAAACGATACAATCAGCAAAAGCGGGAACCATATACCATTTCAGAGCTTCGTAGTAAATCAAGCGAGTTTATCAAAGATTATCCTGTTATTATGAGCACAACTTTCTCAATAAGGCAGAGTTTATCAGATAAATTTTTATATGACTATGTAATTATTGACGAAGCTTCGCAAGTTGATTTAGCAACGGGAGCTCTTGCTTTGTCCTGTGCCAAGCGAGCAGTGATTGTTGGAGATACTAAGCAATTACCAAATGTAGTGACAAAAGAAATTAAAATAGAAACAGATACTATTTTTAATTCTTACAAATTGAAAAAACAATATTGTTATTCAAATTACAGCTTGCTATCTTCTATTCTTGAATTACTCCCAACTGTCCCAAAGACACTTTTGAAGGAACACTATCGTTGCCACCCAAAAATCATAGAATTTTGTAACAAAAAATTTTATGATAACCAACTTATTGTCCATACAGAATATACAACCAAACGTCAACCACTTATCGTTTACAAAACACCACAAGGAAATCACGCGAGAGAACTGATGAACCAAAGGCAAATAGATATCATAAAGGAGGAAATTATGCCCAATGAAAAACTTGAAAATGTAGATTTAGGTATAGTTACACCTTATCGTAATCAGACAAACGCATTACAAACAACATTTCATGGAACTTCGATAAAAGCAGATACCGTTGATAAATTTCAAGGCAGAGAAAATGACGTTATCATACTTTCAACCGTTGATAATGTAATTTCAGATTTTACAGACAATCCTAATCGTTTAAATGTAGCTGTTTCCAGAGCTATTGAACAACTTATATTGGTTGTCAATGGAAATGAAAGTGAAAATGACAACAACATTTCTGATTTAATAAAGTTTATTGAATACAACAATTTCTCTATTGTTCAAAGCGAGTTAAACTCAATTTTTGATTTGTTATATAAAGGTTACGAAGAAGAGCGAGCAAAAATTATTCGCAAGACAGGCAAAGTTTCGGAGTTTGACAGCGAAAATTTAATGTTTGGTCTAATTAAAGAAGTTTTAGCAGATGAGAAGTTCTTGAAATATGACGTTATTCCACATTTCCCAATTAATCAGCTTATCAAAGATTTTTCTAAGTTAGACGAACAAGAAACTAAATTCGCATCAAACCCATTAACCCATTTAGACTTTTTGATATATAACAAACTTGGCAAAATACCTATACTTGGAATAGAAGTAGATGGATTTGAATTCCATAAACTAGGAACACAACAATCGAGGAGAGATAAAATGAAAGACGGAATTTTAGACAAATATAATTTCCCTATTTTGCGTTTTAATACAAATGAAAGCAACGAGAAAGAAAAATTAAAGAACAAGTTAAATGAATTAAAATCAGCAAAATGTATCTAG
- a CDS encoding DUF4238 domain-containing protein: protein MTDKKNQHYIPKFYLRKFSIENNERQIGVFNIDNKIFIQKGKLKTQGSKNFFYGQDGVIEDHLSEIEGHLAKTLKNLIADNKVPKKLSNEHINLLLFIVLTDLRNPVMIGLMRESLQQVRNHINELDPNANLDKFVPNLTHEDAIKLSLSNIPEVLNEITDLEFKILTNTTNKPFITSDFPIVKYNQYLELKKWIGSKSGYSLDGLQIFIPITSELILVFYDSSIYKAGFKKQKNINITEESDVNSLNILQFVNCLGTIYFNERANESYIRYLDSIANKFTRANSAKSSLSFLFKDGVDTKLLIKEGKNNLIVMGSTDVETKLKLTFMKIHSNGKVKKLNNSMAQLRKHSQKLSKL, encoded by the coding sequence ATGACAGATAAGAAGAATCAACATTACATTCCGAAATTCTATTTGAGGAAATTTTCAATTGAAAATAACGAAAGGCAAATCGGTGTATTTAATATAGATAATAAAATATTTATTCAAAAAGGCAAACTCAAAACCCAAGGTTCAAAAAATTTCTTTTATGGACAGGACGGTGTAATTGAAGACCATTTATCTGAAATAGAAGGGCATTTAGCTAAAACTTTAAAGAATTTAATTGCTGATAATAAGGTTCCAAAAAAACTTTCAAATGAACATATTAATCTTTTACTTTTTATTGTTCTAACCGATTTAAGAAATCCCGTTATGATAGGTTTAATGAGAGAATCATTACAACAAGTAAGAAACCATATCAATGAACTTGACCCAAATGCAAATCTCGATAAATTTGTTCCTAATCTGACTCATGAAGATGCAATTAAATTGTCACTCAGTAATATACCCGAAGTCTTGAATGAAATCACAGATTTAGAATTTAAAATCCTGACAAATACAACAAATAAACCATTCATAACATCAGATTTTCCAATAGTTAAATACAATCAGTATCTAGAATTAAAAAAATGGATCGGCTCTAAATCTGGATATAGTTTGGATGGACTTCAAATATTTATTCCAATAACATCTGAATTAATTTTGGTTTTTTATGATTCCTCAATATACAAAGCTGGTTTTAAAAAACAAAAAAACATTAACATCACTGAGGAGAGCGATGTAAACAGTCTAAATATTTTACAATTTGTAAACTGTTTAGGGACGATATACTTCAATGAGAGAGCTAATGAAAGCTATATTAGATATCTTGATTCAATAGCAAATAAATTTACTCGTGCTAATTCAGCAAAATCAAGTTTAAGCTTTCTATTTAAAGATGGGGTTGATACAAAATTACTAATTAAAGAAGGGAAGAATAATTTAATTGTAATGGGGTCAACTGATGTTGAAACTAAATTAAAGTTAACCTTTATGAAAATACATTCAAATGGGAAAGTAAAAAAATTAAATAATTCTATGGCACAACTTAGAAAACATTCACAAAAATTAAGTAAATTATAA